The following coding sequences are from one Pigmentibacter sp. JX0631 window:
- the mce gene encoding methylmalonyl-CoA epimerase, translated as MHIKRINHLGIVPKDLAQAKKFFNEILHLNNEGTEVVAEQKVAVEFLRCEFSRLELLSPTADDSPIAKFLETRGAGIQHIAFEVQNLDNWIEYLKKNNIRLIDEKPRYGAHNTRIVFVHPHATGGVLVELVEEQAAI; from the coding sequence ATGCATATAAAAAGAATTAATCATTTAGGAATAGTTCCCAAAGATTTAGCTCAAGCTAAAAAATTTTTTAATGAAATTTTACACTTGAATAATGAAGGCACAGAAGTTGTGGCGGAACAAAAAGTAGCTGTCGAGTTTTTAAGATGTGAATTTTCAAGATTAGAACTACTTTCTCCTACTGCGGATGACAGTCCAATTGCAAAATTTTTAGAGACCAGAGGTGCAGGCATTCAACATATTGCCTTTGAGGTGCAGAATCTAGACAATTGGATAGAATATTTGAAAAAAAATAATATTCGGCTTATTGATGAAAAGCCCAGGTATGGTGCACATAATACTCGAATTGTATTTGTGCATCCCCATGCTACGGGAGGAGTGCTTGTCGAATTAGTCGAGGAGCAAGCCGCAATTTAA
- the meaB gene encoding methylmalonyl Co-A mutase-associated GTPase MeaB gives MKIKQSIDINTIVNSLIGKFCLENVDQWNSQIRALSKAITFVENDPLLAPKLLAHPNLSTNATMQARIIGITGLPGAGKSTLTNLIVKELRKLGKKVAIFAVDPSSSLTGGAILGDRVRMHEHFRDPHVFIRSMGSRGALGGVARATRSAIRLASVLNFDYILVETVGIGQSESEITSLADSTVLVLMPNSGDEIQLMKSGILQLANIYVVNKCDLADSSRMIQELMENTAPNEENQWHPPVLKTSAAKNEGISELVNSFFQHEEYEKNSHIGQELRTLRLRNEVLQNILILAEEVFREKVKQINDVEIEKLSLGKTTAMSIASELFQKEIK, from the coding sequence ATGAAGATAAAACAATCCATTGATATTAATACTATTGTAAATTCTTTAATAGGAAAATTTTGTCTTGAAAATGTTGATCAATGGAATTCTCAAATTAGAGCTTTAAGTAAAGCTATTACATTTGTAGAAAATGATCCTTTGCTCGCTCCTAAGCTTTTAGCACACCCAAATTTATCTACAAATGCCACAATGCAAGCAAGAATTATAGGAATTACGGGACTGCCAGGAGCTGGAAAATCAACTCTAACTAATTTAATTGTAAAAGAATTAAGAAAATTAGGGAAAAAGGTTGCTATTTTTGCAGTAGATCCCTCCTCATCATTAACAGGCGGAGCTATTCTTGGTGATAGAGTTAGAATGCATGAACATTTTCGTGATCCTCATGTTTTTATCCGTTCTATGGGTTCGCGTGGAGCGCTCGGAGGTGTTGCGCGCGCCACTCGTAGCGCTATTCGTTTAGCATCTGTTTTAAATTTTGATTATATTTTGGTTGAAACTGTTGGGATTGGTCAAAGTGAAAGTGAAATTACTAGCTTAGCAGACTCTACGGTTCTAGTATTAATGCCCAATAGTGGCGACGAAATTCAATTAATGAAATCGGGTATTTTACAATTAGCAAATATTTACGTTGTAAATAAATGTGATTTGGCAGATTCCTCAAGAATGATTCAAGAATTGATGGAAAATACAGCTCCAAATGAAGAAAATCAATGGCATCCTCCAGTACTAAAAACTTCAGCAGCTAAGAATGAAGGAATTTCGGAACTAGTAAACTCATTTTTTCAGCATGAAGAATATGAAAAAAACAGTCATATTGGACAAGAACTAAGAACTTTACGACTCCGAAACGAAGTTCTACAAAATATTTTAATATTAGCAGAGGAAGTTTTTCGAGAAAAAGTTAAGCAAATTAATGATGTAGAGATAGAAAAATTATCGCTAGGAAAAACAACTGCCATGTCTATAGCAAGTGAACTTTTTCAGAAAGAAATAAAATAG
- a CDS encoding acetyl-CoA carboxylase biotin carboxyl carrier protein subunit, translating into MKIHVQKTKGKEEFIIDVPASIDFMHLAKGEYFSLYIQNNLGQFIEEKCTFLADGRSILIGNKIVRVNNNFIEKKGEHYRFGIKSNNYIQQKNYLANVIKPVQSRTNLTNILGGELKSPMTGKIVSVLVSEQSVVKEGDALVIIEAMKMENRIVAECDGTISKIKISKGNSVSVGDFLLYLSPTNQG; encoded by the coding sequence ATGAAAATTCATGTGCAAAAAACTAAAGGAAAAGAAGAATTTATCATTGATGTCCCAGCTTCTATTGACTTCATGCATTTAGCAAAAGGAGAATATTTCTCCCTCTATATCCAAAATAATTTGGGACAATTTATTGAAGAAAAATGTACTTTTTTAGCTGATGGAAGAAGTATTTTAATAGGAAATAAAATAGTTCGTGTAAATAATAATTTTATAGAAAAAAAAGGTGAACATTACAGATTTGGTATTAAAAGTAACAACTATATTCAGCAAAAAAATTATCTAGCAAATGTAATAAAACCTGTTCAATCAAGAACAAATTTAACAAATATTCTTGGTGGAGAATTAAAATCGCCTATGACTGGAAAGATTGTTTCCGTGTTAGTTTCTGAACAATCTGTTGTCAAAGAAGGAGATGCTTTAGTTATTATTGAAGCAATGAAAATGGAAAATAGAATTGTTGCTGAATGTGATGGGACAATATCTAAAATAAAAATTAGTAAAGGAAACAGTGTTTCTGTTGGAGATTTTCTTTTATATTTGTCCCCTACAAATCAAGGTTAA
- the accC gene encoding acetyl-CoA carboxylase biotin carboxylase subunit, translating to MFNDQYLPLIHKPFKKVLIANRGEIGVRIIRACRDLGLSPLAVYSSADLHSRHVALADAACWIGNAPSNESYLNIQNILNAAKELEAEAIHPGFGFLSESAEFANEVLKAGLVWIGPSPASIHAMGDKTLAKRKVTEAGVPCSPGKNEPLKDLKDLQDTAHQVGYPLILKAAAGGGGKGMRVVRKDEELAQAFEACQREALSYFGNADVFCERYIEHPRHVEFQVLADSHGNIVHLFERDCTIQRRHQKLIEEAPSSYISDETRKKMGEIAVRAAQSVGYVNAGTIEFILESPTKFYFMEMNTRIQVEHPVTEIVTGVDLLQMQIKIAMGDKLPFAQKDLFIRGWAIEARINSEDPFNNFRPDPGTIKDLEFPSGPGVRVDSHIYPGYKIPEFYDSMIAKLIVYGTDRNDALNKMARALSEFQIEGIQTTIPFHQALIEFPNFREGNYTTRFIEENDKLLENSEQLHAILTKEEAAVVAIKVTDQKAKLEAKVNVLPEVTSAWSNAFRLESTRR from the coding sequence ATGTTTAATGATCAATATTTACCATTAATACATAAGCCATTTAAAAAAGTACTTATCGCCAACAGAGGTGAAATTGGTGTGCGTATTATTCGAGCTTGTCGTGATTTAGGTTTGTCACCTTTAGCTGTTTATTCATCGGCAGATCTTCATTCTAGACACGTTGCTTTAGCCGATGCAGCTTGTTGGATTGGCAATGCGCCGAGTAATGAAAGTTATTTAAATATCCAAAATATTTTAAATGCAGCAAAAGAGCTTGAAGCTGAAGCTATACATCCAGGTTTTGGTTTTTTATCAGAAAGTGCAGAATTTGCAAATGAAGTTTTAAAAGCAGGTTTAGTTTGGATAGGCCCCTCACCTGCATCTATCCATGCTATGGGTGATAAAACATTAGCGAAAAGAAAAGTAACAGAAGCAGGGGTTCCATGTAGTCCTGGCAAAAATGAGCCATTAAAAGATTTAAAAGATCTCCAAGATACTGCACATCAAGTAGGATATCCACTTATTTTAAAAGCCGCAGCAGGCGGTGGTGGAAAAGGAATGCGTGTTGTTCGCAAGGATGAAGAACTTGCGCAAGCTTTTGAAGCCTGCCAAAGGGAAGCTCTTAGTTACTTTGGCAATGCAGATGTTTTTTGTGAGCGATATATAGAACATCCAAGACATGTTGAATTTCAAGTTTTAGCAGATTCTCATGGAAATATTGTTCATTTATTTGAACGAGATTGTACTATTCAAAGAAGGCATCAAAAATTAATTGAAGAAGCCCCTTCGAGTTACATTAGTGATGAAACAAGAAAAAAAATGGGCGAAATTGCAGTCAGAGCTGCTCAAAGTGTTGGTTATGTAAATGCAGGAACAATTGAATTTATATTAGAATCTCCAACAAAATTTTATTTTATGGAAATGAATACAAGAATTCAAGTTGAACATCCAGTAACAGAAATAGTAACAGGTGTTGATTTATTACAAATGCAAATAAAAATAGCTATGGGTGATAAATTACCTTTTGCCCAAAAAGATCTTTTTATTCGTGGGTGGGCTATAGAAGCAAGAATTAATTCGGAAGATCCTTTTAATAATTTTCGTCCTGATCCAGGAACAATAAAAGATCTTGAGTTTCCTTCTGGCCCAGGAGTAAGAGTAGATTCACATATTTATCCAGGTTATAAAATACCTGAATTTTATGATTCCATGATTGCTAAATTAATAGTCTATGGAACAGATCGCAATGATGCATTAAATAAAATGGCAAGAGCATTGAGTGAATTTCAAATAGAAGGTATTCAAACAACAATTCCATTTCATCAAGCATTAATTGAATTTCCAAATTTTCGTGAAGGTAACTATACAACCCGCTTTATTGAAGAAAATGATAAATTACTTGAAAACTCAGAACAATTACATGCTATATTAACAAAAGAAGAAGCTGCTGTTGTTGCAATTAAAGTTACTGACCAAAAAGCAAAATTAGAAGCAAAAGTAAATGTGCTTCCAGAAGTAACGTCTGCATGGTCAAATGCTTTTCGTTTAGAAAGTACAAGAAGATAA
- a CDS encoding acyl-CoA carboxylase subunit beta — MSTEKAILKLKEERNKAFIGGGQKRIDAQHEKGKMTARERIQELLDSNSFVELDAFVTHNCDQFEMQKQKFLGDGVVTGYGFIAGRPVYVFAQDFTVFGGSLGAMHAKKICKVMDLALQNGAPVIGLNDSGGARIQEGVSSLGGYADIFYRNTIASGVIPQISAILGPCAGGAVYSPAITDFIIMTQTSSHMFITGPDVIKTVTGEDVDFESLGGADTHHSKSGVADAACADEYETIAFVKKLISYLPQNNLEAPPVHNCSDAADRADLELNSIIPDNPNQPYNMREIIKRVCDLDSFLELQPNYAKNMIIGFARLQGQSVGIVANDPMNLAGVLDINASIKAARFVRFCDAFNIPLIVFTDVPGFLPGTEQEWRGIIKHGAKLLYAFCEATVPRFTVITRKAYGGAYDVMNSKHIGADYNIAWPSAEIAVMGPEGACNIIFKNDIAKSTNPEKKRQELIQNYRDTFANPYVTAQQGFIDDVIEPKLTRKLLIQALTLNKQKRKELPKRKHGNIPL, encoded by the coding sequence ATGAGTACGGAAAAAGCAATTTTGAAGCTGAAAGAGGAACGGAACAAGGCATTTATTGGTGGAGGGCAGAAAAGAATCGATGCTCAACACGAAAAAGGAAAAATGACCGCACGCGAAAGAATTCAAGAGCTTCTTGATAGTAATTCTTTTGTAGAACTAGATGCATTTGTTACTCATAATTGCGATCAATTTGAAATGCAAAAACAAAAATTTTTAGGTGATGGCGTTGTCACCGGCTATGGATTTATCGCTGGTCGCCCTGTATATGTTTTTGCCCAAGATTTCACTGTTTTTGGTGGTTCTTTAGGTGCGATGCATGCAAAAAAAATCTGTAAAGTAATGGATCTTGCTTTGCAAAATGGTGCTCCGGTAATTGGTTTAAATGATAGTGGTGGAGCACGCATTCAAGAAGGAGTTTCCAGTTTAGGTGGATATGCAGATATCTTTTATAGGAACACCATAGCAAGTGGAGTTATTCCACAAATTAGTGCAATTTTAGGACCATGTGCAGGTGGTGCAGTTTACTCTCCAGCTATTACCGATTTCATAATAATGACCCAAACCTCTTCACATATGTTTATTACAGGGCCAGATGTTATAAAAACGGTAACTGGTGAAGACGTTGATTTTGAATCATTGGGTGGAGCAGATACGCATCATTCGAAAAGTGGTGTAGCCGATGCTGCTTGCGCAGATGAATATGAAACCATTGCATTTGTGAAAAAATTAATTTCCTATCTTCCGCAAAATAATTTGGAAGCACCGCCTGTACATAATTGTAGTGATGCAGCGGATAGAGCAGATTTAGAATTAAATTCAATTATTCCAGACAATCCAAATCAGCCATATAATATGCGAGAAATTATTAAACGAGTTTGTGATTTGGATTCTTTCTTAGAGTTGCAACCTAATTATGCAAAAAATATGATTATAGGTTTTGCTCGGTTACAAGGTCAATCAGTCGGGATTGTTGCAAATGATCCTATGAATCTAGCTGGAGTATTAGATATTAATGCAAGCATAAAAGCAGCTCGTTTTGTTCGTTTTTGCGACGCATTTAATATTCCTTTAATAGTTTTTACTGATGTTCCAGGCTTTCTACCTGGAACAGAGCAGGAATGGCGTGGGATTATTAAACATGGTGCTAAGTTACTTTATGCATTTTGTGAAGCTACAGTTCCTAGATTTACAGTGATTACAAGAAAAGCATATGGTGGCGCATATGATGTTATGAACTCTAAACATATTGGTGCTGATTATAATATTGCATGGCCAAGCGCAGAAATTGCAGTCATGGGACCAGAAGGTGCATGCAATATTATATTCAAAAATGATATTGCGAAATCAACTAATCCTGAGAAAAAAAGACAGGAATTAATTCAAAACTATCGGGATACTTTTGCAAATCCGTACGTCACTGCACAGCAAGGTTTTATAGACGATGTAATTGAACCTAAATTAACAAGAAAATTATTAATTCAAGCTCTAACTTTAAATAAACAAAAACGAAAAGAATTACCAAAAAGAAAACACGGCAATATTCCTTTATAA
- a CDS encoding cobalamin B12-binding domain-containing protein, with translation MIKPYYSLNNLSPICFSKVEVGGGSHILGGVSFTKIPRVLIAKCGLDGHDRGAKYIAKALRDAGMEVIYTGVRQSTEDVAQTAIQEDVDIVGLSLLSGAHKTLFPKLIEALKEKGGGDIPVFGGGVIPAEDIPFLISVGVKAIFTPGTKVQDVILEIKKILEG, from the coding sequence ATGATAAAGCCCTATTATTCTTTGAATAATCTTTCACCTATCTGTTTCTCCAAAGTTGAGGTCGGTGGAGGTTCGCATATTCTTGGAGGTGTTTCTTTTACAAAAATTCCTCGAGTTTTAATCGCAAAATGTGGACTAGATGGTCATGATAGAGGTGCAAAATATATCGCCAAAGCTCTCCGCGACGCTGGTATGGAAGTTATTTATACAGGTGTTCGTCAATCAACTGAAGATGTAGCTCAAACCGCTATTCAGGAAGATGTTGATATTGTTGGCTTGTCTTTGCTTTCAGGCGCGCATAAAACTCTTTTTCCCAAATTAATTGAAGCTTTAAAAGAAAAGGGAGGGGGCGACATTCCTGTATTTGGTGGTGGAGTGATACCTGCTGAGGATATTCCTTTTTTAATATCAGTGGGAGTTAAGGCAATTTTTACTCCAGGAACAAAAGTGCAAGATGTAATCCTTGAAATAAAAAAAATACTTGAAGGGTAA
- the udk gene encoding uridine kinase, producing the protein MWQKHAYKLHSLEYKVREAKGKINIFDRQWNQPYVIGVCGGSGSGKTTFCKQLVKYLGHDNVLHISQDAYYKDLSHLPFEQRADVNFDHPDIIEFPLLAAHLDDLMLGKDVNLPLYDFAKHSRLLGNQYASPKPIVVLEGVLLFSDSDIEKRINHKVFIDASEKVRFERRLKRDVRERGRTPESVHKQFNHSVSPMHNIYVEPGKTKADQVVSGEQSFDTVIVDLSLKILKELFSN; encoded by the coding sequence ATGTGGCAAAAACATGCTTATAAGTTACACTCGCTTGAGTATAAAGTACGAGAAGCAAAAGGAAAAATTAACATATTTGATCGCCAATGGAATCAGCCCTATGTGATTGGTGTTTGTGGGGGCTCTGGCAGCGGAAAAACTACATTTTGTAAACAACTTGTAAAGTATTTAGGCCATGATAACGTTTTGCACATCAGTCAAGATGCCTATTACAAAGACTTAAGCCATCTTCCCTTTGAACAAAGGGCTGACGTTAATTTTGACCATCCAGATATTATAGAGTTCCCTTTGTTAGCCGCGCATTTAGACGATCTTATGCTCGGGAAAGATGTTAATTTACCTCTCTATGACTTTGCTAAACACAGTAGATTACTAGGAAATCAATATGCATCTCCTAAACCTATTGTTGTTTTAGAAGGAGTTCTTTTATTTTCTGATTCAGATATTGAAAAAAGAATAAATCATAAGGTTTTTATCGATGCTTCAGAAAAAGTAAGATTTGAACGCAGACTCAAACGTGACGTGCGGGAACGAGGAAGAACACCTGAATCTGTGCATAAACAATTCAATCATTCCGTTAGTCCAATGCACAATATTTATGTTGAGCCTGGAAAAACAAAAGCTGATCAAGTCGTTTCTGGTGAGCAATCATTTGATACTGTAATAGTAGACCTATCCCTAAAAATTTTGAAAGAACTCTTTTCAAATTAA
- a CDS encoding ABC transporter substrate-binding protein — MPNTKKLLVIFVIFVFITIVIPVSVQVYKKTQAYASGEVYTDDGHELTVNMAEIPQIPWDVKKAAVHVIETFTAAVHGSLAPYYFRDQKEPSNQNVLLESYSCEKLICKAILKRNMEFHNGRTVTAYDVEYSLIREILADPEENYAESILDDIEGINSIAFNYLKYIKIDGNRYPSGNVKGIIVKNEFEIEFHLKRENNFFFARISDGKLPIVPIETLKEDHLTWKQFPVGFGKYKVTNVDLAKHEYYLQKVSYKENIPNKVKLIFTADQQGDIKLLLGGPHRGNEEYEHRLVFSNPYSNGGFLFNHTTELGSNFYFRKAISYALDRNIIARASYFNELFPEDQLLPNSVNFKEYRPDLPLQSQNIELAKQYLAKVPKHLWQNKRFEIPVYWEDVKEIYTLPYIVEIKKQLAAVGLHVDFLNSDERFEKFNTGDTRVFCFTGFSFANKDPHKLFSYFRKGSYFKNEHPNNPLYETLYQNAVNNKDPLNTKPTKILGNYFFDESIMVVLFVQRMSLSYDPRVVISLGNQYNGTRFAVWEIKMRSNSLIN, encoded by the coding sequence ATGCCTAACACAAAAAAACTTCTTGTTATTTTTGTTATTTTTGTTTTTATTACTATTGTCATTCCCGTATCAGTGCAAGTCTATAAAAAGACGCAAGCATATGCTTCCGGTGAAGTTTACACAGATGATGGTCATGAACTGACAGTAAATATGGCTGAAATTCCCCAAATTCCTTGGGATGTTAAAAAAGCCGCAGTTCATGTAATAGAAACCTTTACCGCAGCAGTCCACGGTAGTTTAGCTCCCTACTATTTTAGAGATCAAAAAGAGCCCTCAAATCAAAATGTTTTGCTTGAAAGTTATAGTTGTGAAAAATTAATTTGCAAAGCTATTTTAAAACGGAACATGGAATTTCATAACGGACGAACAGTTACCGCCTATGATGTGGAATACTCACTTATAAGAGAAATATTAGCTGACCCAGAAGAAAATTATGCTGAATCTATTTTAGATGATATTGAAGGTATCAATTCCATAGCATTTAATTATTTAAAATATATCAAAATCGATGGAAATCGGTATCCCTCTGGCAATGTCAAAGGAATTATCGTTAAAAATGAATTTGAAATTGAATTTCACTTAAAAAGAGAAAATAATTTTTTCTTTGCTAGAATTAGCGATGGCAAATTACCAATAGTACCAATAGAAACACTGAAGGAAGATCATCTTACCTGGAAACAATTTCCGGTTGGTTTTGGAAAATATAAAGTTACTAATGTTGATTTAGCAAAACATGAATATTATCTGCAAAAAGTTTCGTATAAAGAAAATATCCCAAATAAAGTAAAATTAATTTTCACCGCCGATCAACAAGGTGACATAAAATTATTACTTGGCGGCCCACATCGCGGTAACGAAGAATATGAACACCGCCTGGTCTTTTCAAACCCCTATTCAAATGGCGGATTTTTATTTAATCATACAACTGAGCTTGGCAGTAATTTTTATTTTCGCAAAGCAATTTCTTATGCTCTTGATAGAAATATAATTGCCAGGGCTTCGTATTTTAATGAATTGTTCCCAGAAGATCAATTGCTTCCCAATTCAGTTAATTTTAAAGAATACCGTCCAGATTTACCCTTACAATCCCAAAATATAGAACTAGCAAAACAATACTTAGCTAAAGTACCAAAACATCTTTGGCAAAATAAGCGGTTTGAAATTCCCGTTTATTGGGAAGATGTTAAAGAAATTTATACACTGCCATATATTGTTGAAATTAAAAAGCAACTCGCTGCAGTTGGATTGCATGTTGACTTTTTAAATTCCGATGAAAGGTTTGAAAAATTTAACACAGGAGATACCAGGGTCTTTTGTTTTACAGGGTTTTCCTTTGCCAATAAAGACCCTCATAAATTATTTAGTTACTTTAGAAAAGGAAGCTATTTCAAAAATGAACATCCAAATAACCCACTTTATGAAACCCTCTACCAAAATGCCGTAAACAACAAAGATCCATTAAATACAAAGCCAACAAAAATACTTGGCAATTATTTTTTTGATGAGTCTATTATGGTTGTTCTTTTTGTCCAGCGCATGTCACTTTCCTATGACCCTAGGGTAGTCATCAGCCTTGGCAACCAATACAACGGAACACGCTTTGCTGTTTGGGAAATCAAAATGCGGAGCAATAGTTTGATAAACTAA
- a CDS encoding ABC transporter substrate-binding protein: MQNFKLNKRKFLTNFAKGIFYPWVLKSSFSNANSLCPSKMLKINLSDIPQIPWDIEKASWHVLSTFHNAVHGSLFEHTNSKKFLIEKAQYKNNKLILYLKKGIFFHNEREVNAYDVEFSFYKDLLNYPKHSFTKNLMQAVQGIEQLNLANICYTEYKQIWYPSNFISGIKVIDPYTLAISLHCPDYYLLNNLNNPRLPIVPIEELNPNDYTWKQTPIGYGEYQVHSYNHTKSEYILKKISPSNGKTPHFIQLQFHDKNIADIYVLYRYRLQNKLTNFINIKKPYFYANNGFLYNYQSQLGCNINFRKAISYAINRCELAKKAFKQEIVPENYFIPKKFLLSKQSEFEENNHSYEKALHFLNMVPKNLWQNKVLQVPTILDYKNIQTIPYLQMIKHQLKTIGLQIEFLETNLNYDKFIKNDNNHLWFTGFALDKNNLLKNFLHFVDSSYFEYEQPSDPTLAHLIEKAFQTYQTDPHYLQILSKYFKEQEYMTVLFNTYFHYSYNPKTVKSLGKQIENCSLTLSEIEFF, translated from the coding sequence ATGCAAAATTTTAAATTAAATAAAAGGAAATTTCTAACTAATTTTGCAAAAGGAATTTTTTACCCTTGGGTACTAAAAAGTTCCTTTTCTAACGCTAATTCCCTTTGCCCCTCAAAAATGCTAAAAATAAATCTATCAGATATTCCCCAAATTCCTTGGGATATTGAAAAAGCATCTTGGCATGTCCTATCTACATTTCACAATGCAGTTCATGGAAGTTTGTTTGAACATACAAATTCAAAAAAATTTTTGATAGAAAAAGCTCAGTATAAAAATAACAAGTTAATTTTATACTTAAAAAAAGGAATTTTTTTTCATAACGAACGAGAAGTAAATGCCTATGATGTTGAATTTTCTTTCTACAAAGACTTGCTAAATTATCCCAAGCACAGTTTTACTAAAAACTTAATGCAGGCAGTACAAGGGATAGAGCAACTAAATTTAGCAAATATTTGTTATACTGAGTATAAGCAAATTTGGTATCCAAGCAATTTTATTTCTGGCATTAAAGTGATCGATCCTTATACACTTGCTATTAGTTTACATTGTCCCGATTACTATCTATTGAATAATTTAAATAACCCAAGACTTCCTATTGTTCCAATCGAAGAACTAAATCCAAACGATTATACTTGGAAACAGACCCCCATTGGTTACGGTGAATATCAGGTACATTCCTATAATCATACAAAGAGTGAATATATATTAAAAAAAATTTCTCCTAGCAACGGAAAAACACCACATTTTATCCAACTGCAGTTTCATGATAAAAATATAGCAGACATATACGTTCTATATCGTTACAGATTGCAGAATAAATTAACGAACTTTATTAATATTAAAAAACCATATTTTTATGCTAATAATGGATTTTTATATAACTATCAATCCCAATTAGGTTGTAATATAAATTTTCGCAAGGCCATATCTTATGCGATTAATAGATGTGAGCTCGCCAAAAAAGCTTTCAAACAAGAAATAGTTCCTGAAAATTATTTTATCCCAAAAAAATTTCTGTTAAGTAAACAATCAGAATTTGAAGAAAACAACCATAGTTATGAAAAAGCCCTTCATTTTTTAAATATGGTTCCAAAAAATTTATGGCAGAATAAAGTGCTACAAGTTCCAACAATATTAGATTATAAAAATATTCAAACCATTCCTTACCTGCAAATGATAAAACATCAACTAAAAACCATTGGACTGCAAATTGAGTTTTTAGAAACTAATTTAAACTATGATAAATTTATAAAAAATGATAATAATCATTTGTGGTTTACTGGTTTTGCATTAGATAAAAATAATTTGTTGAAAAATTTTCTTCACTTTGTTGATAGTTCTTATTTTGAATATGAGCAACCTAGTGACCCTACTTTAGCACATTTAATTGAAAAAGCCTTTCAAACATATCAAACAGATCCCCACTATTTACAAATACTAAGCAAGTATTTTAAAGAACAAGAATATATGACTGTCCTATTTAATACTTACTTTCATTACTCTTACAATCCTAAAACAGTTAAGTCATTGGGTAAGCAAATAGAAAATTGTTCGCTTACCTTAAGCGAAATTGAGTTTTTTTAA